The following proteins come from a genomic window of Salvia hispanica cultivar TCC Black 2014 chromosome 4, UniMelb_Shisp_WGS_1.0, whole genome shotgun sequence:
- the LOC125218836 gene encoding protein transport protein SFT2-like — protein sequence MQNWFSGGVADNGNSPQPATASSSSLLADWNSYASTRSSDETTGGALAGVFDIESAVRSANDTVSGTFNVVSKGVRELPGNLQSATSSIPSGKALVYFGMLLASGVFFVFIAFTLFLPVIVLVPQKFAICFTVGCGFIIGSLFALRGPKNQFNHMSSKERLPFTLGFIGSMMGTIYVSMVLHSYILSVLFSVIQVMALAYYGISYFPGGSAGLKFLSSSLMSTIMKCFGR from the exons ATGCAGAACTGGTTTTCTGGTGGCGTTGCCGATAACGGAAATTCTCCTCAGCCGGCGACAGCGTCGTCTTCATCTCTGCTCGCCGATTGGAATTCGTATGCCTCCACTAGATCCTCCGATGAGACGACCGGCGGCGCCCTCGCCGGCGTATTCGATATCGAATCCGCTGTTCGCTCCGCCAACGACACCGTTTCCGGCACTTTCAACGT GGTTTCCAAAGGAGTCAGAGAGTTACCAGGGAATCTCCAGTCCGCTACGAGTAGCATCCCTTCAGGAAAAGCACTCGTGTATTTTGGGATGCTGCTGGCCAGTGGAGTTTTCTTTGTGTTTATAGCATTCACTTTATTTCTTCCAGTGATTGTTCTGGTGCCTCAGAAATTTGCGATCTGTTTTACTGTTGGGTGTGGTTTCATTATTGGGTCCCTTTTCGCCCTTAGAGGCCCAAAGAATCAGTTTAACCATATGTCATCAAAGGAG AGGCTTCCTTTTACGTTAGGGTTCATTGGAAGCATGATGGGAACCATTTATGTCTCTATGGTGCTTCATAGCTATATTCTCTCTGTGCTGTTTTCCGTGATTCAG GTCATGGCGCTAGCATACTATGGTATCTCTTACTTCCCCGGTGGATCAGCTGGGCTGAAATTCCTCTCATCATCATTGATGTCCACTATTATGAAGTGCTTTGGCAGGTGA
- the LOC125219978 gene encoding disease resistance protein RGA2-like, whose amino-acid sequence MGDAIISVVVERVATILNQIRCEVNLIRGVEKELSDLSDKLKTITDVLDDAAKRGVNDHSIKSWLKKLENTAYEMDDILDEWNYSLLKYKMGASDEPEPQPEQKTGCSFIPSPSLYFKKLSDRHSTANKIDNVKAKLAQILKEMDNFKFVMMHNGGLANSEPATNPESKPWREQSTHVIDLTKVYGLDIHSKENDIVSKLMRTDGDTQILSIVGTGGIGKTTLAKVVYNDTRVQGCHALRIWISVSNHFDMAGIAKGILDSVGTPIPPNTNQLALILQKLQESVSGQKFLLVLDDVWTEDESKWNDLKISLQCATGSTILVTTRNEMVAKMMGTLNENMYRPNILSKNECWSLLCDTSLPKKSEEERKEFVETGEKIAIKCKGLPLAAVVLGRLLQFKDLEGWEHVEKSEIWQLENAQVDIFSHLVLSYNDLSPTLKRCFSYCAVYPKGHRIHVESLIEEWMALGYLGPVSANSGVELKGREYLNSLAMRSLFQDIEESKSGEQIEWCKMHDIIHDFALFIRKNDDGASTSSCQVCDSLLVSHVHEYRCLSWDHKLPVNESERSFHFCDCLKSLRVLRFKRGPLPVGMKMLIHLRCLDFSDIALSKDDLKIICRLYFLQTLLLSLCSITEVPHEIGNLVHLRRLALSYNYKLKELPESIRNLVELRSLSIAYCLLKKIPGGIGNLVQLRQLDLSYNIELQELPMSIYNLVELRSLSLSHCFLTYIPGQIGNLVQLRQLDLSWNKELKYLPESIGYLVQLQMLNIERTDIYCLPQAICRLRYLRTLELCVIKVGRQVGRQYNELLFLHYLYGLPIESLELEIHLSSKREMEELVMDARHAELLKYLQELKRLSISFKGRMNENDRIESSSMWMELLKALKPHRELKALKIDGYRGARLLSWMSSPFNLIEEIDLTYLSEVSSLPAMGKLPCLEILSIECAEQLKLVEREFLGIGSSSASRIVAAFPKLRKLKFSKCNRLEHWEDITVEEEESAAISLMPCLTELAITHCESLKKLPHHLLRKTSLSLRLLIIYGSPELVKTYGEDKEGSTWRSISQHNPQLVLRK is encoded by the coding sequence ATGGGAGATGCTATTATTTCAGTAGTGGTGGAGAGAGTCGCAACTATATTAAATCAGATTCGGTGTGAAGTCAATTTGATCAGAGGCGTTGAGAAGGAGCTTTCCGATCTTTCCGACAAGCTTAAGACAATCACAGACGTGTTAGATGATGCAGCAAAGAGAGGAGTGAACGATCATAGCATCAAAAGTTGGTTGAAGAAACTCGAAAACACGGCTTATGAGATGGACGACATTTTGGATGAATGGAACTACTCTCTTCTCAAATATAAGATGGGAGCTTCTGATGAGCCTGAGCCTCAACCTGAGCAAAAGACAGGATGCTCCTTCATCCCATCTccatctttatattttaagaaactttCTGATCGTCATAGCACTgccaataaaattgataatgtGAAAGCCAAGCTTGCTCAAATTTTAAAGGAGATGGATAACTTCAAATTTGTGATGATGCATAATGGTGGTCTAGCCAACTCTGAGCCTGCAACTAATCCCGAGTCCAAACCCTGGCGAGAACAATCCACACATGTGATTGACTTGACGAAAGTTTATGGGTTGGACATACACAGCAAAGAGAATGACATAGTGAGCAAACTGATGCGAACCGATGGTGATACCCAAATTCTATCTATAGTTGGGACCGGGGGAATTGGGAAAACAACTCTGGCAAAAGTTGTTTATAATGATACTCGAGTGCAGGGTTGTCATGCGTTAAGAATATGGATTTCTGTTTCTAATCACTTTGATATGGCTGGGATTGCCAAAGGAATTTTAGACAGTGTGGGAACCCCGATTCCTCCAAATACGAACCAGTTGGCGCTGATATTACAAAAACTACAAGAATCCGTATCGGGACAAAAGTTTCTTCTTGTCCTTGATGATGTTTGGACAGAAGACGAAAGCAAATGGAACGACCTAAAAATTAGTCTCCAATGTGCAACAGGTAGTACAATTCTCGTGAcaacaagaaatgaaatggTAGCTAAGATGATGGGTACATTGAACGAAAATATGTATCGCCCAAATATTCTCAGTAAAAACGAATGTTGGTCATTATTGTGTGACACATCTCTTCCAAAAAAGAGTGAGGAGGAACGTAAAGAATTTGTGGAGACTGGGGAGAAAATAGCTATCAAGTGCAAGGGATTGCCTCTTGCTGCAGTTGTTTTGGGAAGACTTTTGCAGTTCAAAGATCTGGAAGGGTGGGAACATGTAGAGAAGAGTGAAATATGGCAATTGGAAAATGCGCAAGTAGATATTTTTTCGCATTTGGTTTTAAGCTACAACGATTTGTCCCCAACTCTTAAGCGTTGTTTTTCATATTGTGCTGTCTATCCTAAAGGTCACCGAATTCATGTTGAGAGTTTGATAGAAGAATGGATGGCACTAGGTTATCTGGGTCCTGTTAGTGCCAACAGTGGAGTGGAATTGAAAGGTCGAGAGTACTTGAACAGTTTAGCGATGCGTTCTTTGTTTCAAGACATTGAGGAAAGTAAGTCAGGCGAGCAGATAGAATGGTGTAAAATGCATGATATTATACATGATTTTGCTCTATTTATTAGGAAGAATGATGATGGGGCAAGTACTAGTAGTTGTCAAGTTTGTGATTCTTTACTGGTGTCCCATGTCCACGAATATCGGTGTCTATCTTGGGACCACAAACTTCCTGTTAATGAGAGCGAGAGAAGCTTTCATTTTTGTGATTGTTTGAAAAGTCTTAGGGTGTTAAGATTTAAGAGAGGACCTCTTCCAGTGGGAATGAAAATGCTGATTCACTTGAGATGTTTGGATTTTAGTGATATTGCATTGTCAAAGGATGACCTCAAAATCATATGCAGACTTTATTTCTTGCAGACGCTTCTCTTGTCATTGTGCAGCATAACAGAGGTTCCACATGAAATTGGGAATTTGGTGCATTTAAGACGACTTGCCTTGAGTtacaattacaaattaaaggAGTTACCAGAGAGCATACGTAATTTGGTTGAATTACGATCTCTTTCGATAGCATACTGCTTGCTAAAAAAGATTCCCGGAGGAATTGGGAATTTAGTTCAATTAAGACAACTTGACTTGAGTTACAATATCGAATTGCAGGAGTTACCAATGAGCATATATAATTTGGTTGAGTTACGATCTCTTTCCTTATCACACTGCTTTCTAACATATATTCCAGGACAAATTGGGAATTTGGTTCAATTAAGACAACTTGACTTGAGTTGGAATAAAGAATTGAAGTATTTACCAGAAAGCATTGGTTATTTGGTTCAGCTGCAAATGTTGAATATTGAACGCACTGATATCTATTGTTTGCCTCAAGCGATATGTCGGTTAAGATATCTTCGTACACTGGAACTGTGTGTAATCAAAGTGGGACGTCAAGTGGGACGTCAATACAACGAGTTGTTATTTCTGCATTACTTATACGGTCTTCCTATTGAATCTCTAGAACTGGAGATCCACTTGAGTAGTAAGAGAGAAATGGAGGAATTGGTTATGGATGCTAGACATGCAGAATTACTGAAATACCTTCAAGAACTCAAAAGACTCAGCATATCTTTCAAGGGTCGGATGAATGAAAATGATCGGATAGAATCATCATCAATGTGGATGGAGCTACTAAAAGCTCTGAAGCCCCATCGCGAATTGAAGGCACTGAAAATCGATGGATATAGAGGCGCCAGGCTTCTGTCTTGGATGTCATCGCCCTTCAACCTTATAGAAGAGATTGACCTTACTTATTTGAGTGAGGTGTCATCATTGCCGGCTATGGGGAAACTACCTTGCTTGGAAATTCTCAGTATCGAATGTGCGGAGCAATTGAAGTTGGTTGAAAGGGAGTTTTTAGGAATAGGATCTTCATCTGCCTCACGTATTGTTGCTGCATTTCCTAAACTCAGGAAACTGAAATTTTCAAAGTGCAACAGATTGGAGCACTGGGAGGACATAACggtggaagaagaagaatctgCGGCCATCTCCCTCATGCCATGTCTCACAGAGTTGGCTATCACACATTGTGAGAGTTTGAAGAAGCTGCCACATCACCTCTTGCGTAAGACCTCCTTGTCTTTGCGGTTGTTGATTATTTATGGCTCACCAGAGCTAGTAAAAACATACGGAGAGGACAAGGAAGGTTCAACTTGGAGATCCATATCCCAACATAATCCCCAACTTGTACTTCGTAAGTAG
- the LOC125185156 gene encoding leucine-rich repeat receptor-like serine/threonine-protein kinase RGI4 — protein sequence MPAFLKNSILPLLLLLPLLFPGCASIDEQGSALLAWKSALANGSTSPLASWSPLDPSPCNWLGISCDANGDVVRISLKAVDLRGPLPSTLQPLRALHTLILSSTNLTGPIPKQFGDYRELVLLDLSDNAVSGEIPPEICRLGRLQHLILNTNLITGAIPSDIGNLTSLKQLILFDNQLSGGIPASIGELSKLEAFRSGGNQNLKGELPLEIGNCTSLTVLGLAETSISGSLPPSIGKLKNLQTIAIYTSMLSGPIPEEIGNCSELQNLYLYQNSITSSIPRSLGQLKKLESILLWQNSIVGTIPSELGNCRDLKVIDLSENLLTGIIPASFGSFSKLEELQLSVNQLTGIIPPELTNCAELTHLEVDNNYLSGEIPSDIGKIRRLQLFFAWKNNLTGTIPESLSDCGELQALDVSYNQLYGAVPKQIFALQNLTKLLLLSNSLTGFIPPDIGNCSSLYRFRISSNKVGGSVPSEIGKLRNLNFLDMGSNHLVGGIPPSISMCESLQFLDLHSNALSGPLPQSLPTSLQFLDISDNRLVGPLIPTIGGLTQLTKLNVGRNLLSGKIPPEILSCNRLQLLDLGNNGFSGEIPKELGLLSSLEISLNLSSNQFSGEIPSEFSNLDKLGILDLSHNKLSGKLDNLKSLQNLVSLNVSYNGFSGDLPDTQFFRKLPLSDVAGNEDLYVSGGVVTPADGLGRSGRHAGASMKMAMAILVSTSVVLVLLAVYVLVRTHLASAGGAEGDSWEVTFYQKMEFSIDDIVRNLTSSNVIGTGSSGVVYKVVVEPGGESLAVKKMWSSEETGAFASEIRTLGSIRHKNIVRLLGWGSNQNLKLLFYDYLPNGSLSSLLHGAGKGGAGWEARYDIVLGVAHALAYLHHDCVPPIMHGDVKAMNVLLGHHMEPYLADFGLASLVSAEPDDPDSKQSQRPHLAGSYGYMAPELASMQRITEKSDVYSFGVVLLEVLTGRHPLDPTLPGGAHLVQWVRDQLQSRRDPLDVLDPKLRGRADPQMHEMLQTLAVAFLCLSTRPDDRPMMKDVVAMLKEIRNLEPVRSDTDALKANVSVSASHKPPAAPFKKVIPQGSSSCSFAFSEDSA from the exons ATGCCTGCATTTCTCAAAAACTCAatccttcctcttcttctcctcctccctCTCCTCTTCCCGGGATGCGCTTCCATCGACGAGCAGGGCTCTGCCCTGCTCGCATGGAAGAGCGCCTTAGCCAACGGCTCAACATCCCCCCTCGCCTCATGGAGCCCCCTCGACCCGAGCCCGTGCAACTGGCTCGGGATATCCTGCGACGCCAACGGCGACGTCGTCAGGATAAGTCTGAAGGCAGTGGACCTGCGGGGCCCACTGCCCTCGACTCTCCAGCCCCTCAGGGCCTTGCACACACTCATCCTCTCCTCCACCAACCTCACCGGCCCCATCCCGAAGCAGTTCGGGGACTACCGCGAGCTCGTCCTCCTCGACCTCAGCGACAACGCCGTCTCCGGCGAGATTCCGCCGGAGATATGCCGGCTCGGAAGGCTCCAGCACTTAATCCTCAACACGAACCTCATCACCGGCGCCATCCCCTCCGACATTGGGAATCTCACGAGCTTGAAGCAGCTGATCCTCTTCGACAACCAGCTCAGCGGCGGAATTCCGGCGAGCATCGGAGAGCTGAGCAAGCTCGAAGCGTTCAGAAGCGGAGGCAATCAGAATCTCAAGGGCGAATTGCCTCTCGAGATCGGAAATTGCACCAGTCTCACCGTGCTCGGCCTCGCTGAAACAAGCATCTCCGGCAGCCTCCCGCCGTCGATCGGAAAGCTGAAAAATCTCCAAACCATCGCGATTTACACATCCATGCTCTCCGGCCCCATACCGGAGGAGATCGGAAACTGCAGCGAGCTCCAGAACCTCTATCTATATCAGAATTCGATCACATCTTCGATCCCCCGCAGCTTAGGCCAGCTGAAAAAGCTCGAATCGATACTCCTATGGCAGAACAGCATCGTCGGAACTATTCCATCCGAGCTCGGGAACTGCAGAGACCTCAAAGTGATCGATTTATCAGAGAATTTACTAACCGGAATCATTCCAGCGAGCTTCGGAAGCTTCTCGAAGCTCGAAGAGCTCCAGCTCAGCGTGAATCAGCTAACCGGAATCATACCTCCGGAGCTGACCAATTGCGCTGAGCTAACTCATTTGGAGGTCGACAACAACTACCTCTCCGGTGAGATTCCATCGGATATCGGAAAGATAAGGCGCTTGCAGTTATTCTTCGCGTGGAAAAACAATCTCACCGGAACAATACCGGAGTCTCTTTCCGACTGCGGAGAGCTTCAAGCGCTGGACGTATCGTACAACCAGCTGTACGGTGCGGTCCCGAAGCAGATATTCGCACTGCAGAATCTGACAAAGCTGCTCCTGCTGTCGAATAGCCTGACCGGGTTCATTCCACCGGATATAGGGAATTGCAGCAGCTTGTACAGATTCAGGATCAGCAGCAACAAAGTGGGAGGCTCTGTTCCTTCCGAAATTGGAAAGCTGAGAAATCTCAACTTTCTTGATATGGGAAGCAATCATCTCGTGGGTGGGATTCCTCCCTCGATTTCGATGTGTGAGAGCCTCCAGTTTCTTGATCTCCATTCAAATGCCTTGAGTGGGCCTCTCCCTCAATCCCTGCCTACTTCTCTACAGTTTCTGGATATTTCAGACAACAGGCTCGTGGGCCCACTCATCCCTACCATCGGTGGCCTTACTCAGTTGACTAAACTGAATGTCGGGAGGAATCTTCTCTCTGGGAAGATTCCACCGGAGATTCTCTCCTGCAATCGGCTGCAGCTGCTCGACCTCGGAAACAATGGCTTCTCTGGCGAAATCCCAAAGGAATTAGGCCTTCTTTCGTCTCTCGAGATCTCTCTAAATCTCAGCTCTAATCAGTTTAGCGGTGAGATTCCTTCTGAGTTTTCGAATCTTGATAAGCTCGGGATTCTTGATCTCTCTCACAACAAGCTGTCGGGGAAGCTGGACAATCTCAAGAGCCTCCAGAATCTGGTCTCGCTCAACGTGTCTTACAACGGCTTCTCCGGCGATCTCCCCGACACGCAGTTCTTCCGGAAGCTCCCGCTGAGCGACGTCGCGGGGAACGAGGACCTGTACGTCTCGGGCGGGGTGGTGACGCCAGCGGACGGGCTGGGGCGGTCCGGGAGGCATGCCGGGGCCAGCATGAAGATGGCCATGGCGATACTGGTCAGCACGAGCGTGGTGCTCGTGCTGCTGGCCGTCTACGTGCTGGTCAGGACTCACCTGGCCAGCGCGGGAGGCGCGGAGGGGGATTCGTGGGAGGTGACGTTTTATCAGAAGATGGAGTTCTCGATCGACGACATAGTGAGGAACCTCACGTCGTCGAATGTGATCGGGACGGGGAGCTCGGGGGTGGTGTATAAGGTGGTGGTGGAGCCGGGTGGGGAGAGTCTTGCGGTGAAGAAGATGTGGTCGTCGGAAGAGACAGGGGCGTTCGCGTCTGAGATTCGGACGTTGGGTTCGATTAGGCATAAGAACATTGTGAGACTGCTAGGTTGGGGGTCGAATCAGAATTTGAAACTGTTGTTCTATGATTACCTTCCGAATGGGAGTTTGAGTTCGCTTCTTCATGGAGCCGGGAAGGGAGGCGCCGGGTGGGAGGCTAGGTACGATATCGTGTTGGGTGTCGCCCACGCGCTCGCGTACTTGCATCACGACTGCGTGCCTCCGATAATGCACGGGGATGTCAAGGCTATGAATGTGTTGTTAGGCCATCACATGGAGCCATATCTTGCTGACTTTGGCTTGGCTAGCCTTGTCAGCGCCGAGCCCGATGATCCGGACTCCAAACAGAGCCAGAGGCCTCATCTGGCTGGCTCCTATGGCTACATGGCTCCAG AGCTTGCATCAATGCAGAGGATCACAGAGAAGAGCGATGTGTACAGCTTTGGCGTGGTCCTACTGGAGGTGCTAACGGGGAGGCACCCGCTGGACCCTACATTGCCCGGGGGAGCACATCTTGTTCAGTGGGTCCGCGACCAGCTGCAGAGCAGGCGCGATCCACTTGATGTGCTCGACCCGAAGCTGAGGGGGAGGGCCGACCCTCAGATGCACGAGATGCTGCAGACGCTGGCTGTGGCTTTCCTGTGCCTCAGCACACGGCCCGATGATCGCCCCATGATGAAAGACGTGGTGGCGATGCTGAAAGAGATTCGGAATCTGGAGCCCGTAAGGTCGGATACGGATGCGCTGAAGGCGAACGTATCGGTCTCGGCGAGTCACAAACCACCAGCAGCCCCTTTCAAGAAAGTGATCCCACAAGGCTCATCAAGCTGCTCTTTTGCATTCTCTGAAGATTCAGCTTGA
- the LOC125185670 gene encoding peptidyl-prolyl cis-trans isomerase FKBP16-1, chloroplastic isoform X1 has translation MEARAAFEGRLLLPLLSAFSSTSVRATKLVCVQTKLDMEDGYPPIVAVNVARRALLGIVGVNVVLGNFCAARAAPMQDMKEPDVLRTLKLPSGVIIQDIVEGKGKEAGEEDTVQFNYVCRRSNGYFVHSTVNQFSGESSPVILRLGDEQMIKGLKEVLSGMKVGGKRRALIPPSVGYTSEALQPIPEEFGPRRSLLSHAKEPLIFEEFVGLVSNFDKD, from the exons CGTTAGGGCAACTAAGCTGGTTTGTGTACAAACGAAGCTGGACATGGAGGATGGTTATCCACCCATTGTAGCAGTTAACGTAGCAAGAAGAGCACTTTTGGGGATTGTTGGAGTTAACGTGGTCCTTGGTAATTTTTGTGCTGCTCGTGCTGCACCGATGCAGGACATGAAAGAACCGGATGTTCTCAg GACACTGAAGCTTCCTAGTGGGGTCATAATACAAG ACATAGTTGaaggaaaagggaaagaagCTGGCGAAGAAGATACCGTGCAATTCAATTATGTATGTCGGAGGTCAAATGGTTATTTTGTCCACAG CACCGTCAATCAGTTCAGCGGAGAAAGTTCTCCTGTCATACTCCGTCTGGGTGACGAGCAG ATGATAAAAGGTCTCAAGGAGGTTTTGAGTGGAATGAAGGTTGGAG GAAAACGACGAGCTTTAATACCTCCTTCAGTCGGATATACTAGTGAAGCTTTACAACCGATTCCGGAAGAG TTTGGTCCTCGTCGAAGCCTTCTGTCTCATGCGAAGGAGCCTTTAATTTTCGAG GAATTTGTTGGCCTCGtatcaaattttgacaaaGACTAA